A window from Streptomyces sp. NBC_00335 encodes these proteins:
- the tatC gene encoding twin-arginine translocase subunit TatC, with protein sequence MLKSARKQEKQEQKAKDAEGRMPLVEHLRELRNRLMKAVLGVLVVTIVAAFFYKDLIDFMMKPILDSVGCSNGVVTQRNGKPCAAMTVNGLIAPFSIALKVSLTAGVVLAAPVWLYQLWAFVAPGLHNHEKKYAVAFVAVGAPLFGAGAVLAYKVLPQTAVILLEFTPDNASNLLPVDDYLDLITRMIVVFGLAFELPLLLILLNVTGVLTAKRLASWWRAMVLGITLFAAFATPSGDPLTMLALATPIVALYFIALAVCYLNDRRRARKDPDAGLDDDEASAVDLTPAEVGAVEAVAAPNALPEQADGGRQRINGYDDAT encoded by the coding sequence TTGCTCAAGTCTGCCCGCAAGCAGGAGAAGCAGGAACAGAAGGCGAAGGACGCCGAAGGGCGGATGCCTCTTGTCGAGCACCTGCGTGAGCTGAGAAACCGGCTGATGAAGGCCGTCCTCGGGGTCCTCGTGGTCACCATCGTGGCCGCGTTCTTCTACAAGGACCTGATCGACTTCATGATGAAGCCGATCCTGGACTCCGTCGGCTGTTCCAACGGCGTGGTCACGCAGCGCAACGGGAAGCCCTGCGCCGCCATGACGGTCAACGGCCTCATCGCGCCCTTCTCCATCGCCCTGAAGGTCTCCCTCACCGCCGGTGTGGTGCTCGCCGCGCCGGTGTGGCTGTACCAGCTGTGGGCCTTCGTGGCCCCGGGGCTGCACAACCACGAGAAGAAGTACGCCGTGGCCTTCGTGGCGGTCGGCGCACCGCTGTTCGGCGCCGGCGCGGTCCTCGCGTACAAGGTCCTGCCGCAGACCGCGGTGATCCTGCTGGAGTTCACCCCCGACAACGCGAGCAACCTGCTGCCGGTCGACGACTACCTCGACCTCATCACGCGCATGATCGTGGTCTTCGGCCTGGCCTTCGAGCTGCCGTTGCTGCTGATCCTGCTCAACGTCACCGGGGTGCTGACCGCGAAGCGGCTCGCGAGCTGGTGGCGGGCCATGGTGCTGGGCATCACCCTATTCGCCGCGTTCGCGACGCCCAGCGGTGACCCGCTGACGATGCTGGCTCTGGCCACGCCGATCGTCGCCCTGTACTTCATCGCCCTCGCGGTCTGTTACCTCAACGACCGCAGGCGGGCACGGAAGGACCCCGACGCGGGCCTCGACGACGACGAGGCCTCCGCGGTGGACCTGACGCCGGCGGAGGTGGGTGCGGTCGAGGCCGTGGCGGCTCCGAACGCCCTGCCCGAGCAGGCCGACGGCGGCCGCCAGCGGATCAACGGCTACGACGACGCCACCTGA
- a CDS encoding diacylglycerol kinase, with protein sequence MSAEITLFVNPTAGSGRAAHAAQPAASALREAGFSVRTVVGGDAPDALARLRTAVREGTGAVIAVGGDGMVSLALQALAGTLVPLGVVAVGTGNDFARAMGLPVREPARAGRLAAEALKEGRVREMDLGRVSRGGDGAGDTWYGTVLCSGFDSRVNDRGNRMRLPVGRFKYDLAMALELAAFRPFPYRITLDDGPVLETEATLVAVGNGSSYGGGMRICADAVPDDGLFDVTVVGDCSRTTLLKVFPRVYKGTHLDHPKVTVHRAAKVTLEAAGITAYADGEPLGPLPVSARCVPAALRLLA encoded by the coding sequence GTGAGTGCTGAGATCACCCTCTTCGTCAATCCCACCGCCGGAAGCGGCCGGGCCGCGCACGCCGCGCAGCCGGCCGCTTCCGCGCTTCGCGAGGCCGGCTTCTCGGTGCGGACCGTCGTCGGCGGCGATGCCCCCGACGCCCTGGCCCGGTTGCGCACGGCGGTGCGCGAGGGCACCGGGGCGGTGATCGCGGTCGGCGGCGACGGGATGGTCTCCCTCGCGCTGCAGGCGCTCGCCGGCACGCTGGTGCCGCTCGGGGTGGTAGCGGTGGGCACCGGGAACGATTTCGCGCGCGCGATGGGCCTGCCGGTACGGGAACCGGCGCGGGCGGGCCGGCTGGCCGCCGAGGCGCTCAAGGAGGGCCGGGTCCGCGAGATGGACCTCGGCCGGGTGAGCAGGGGCGGGGACGGCGCCGGTGACACCTGGTACGGGACCGTGCTGTGCTCCGGCTTCGACTCGCGGGTCAACGATCGGGGCAACCGGATGCGGCTGCCGGTGGGCCGGTTCAAGTACGACCTGGCGATGGCTCTGGAACTGGCCGCCTTCCGGCCCTTCCCGTACCGGATCACCCTGGACGACGGCCCGGTCCTGGAGACCGAGGCCACGCTGGTGGCCGTCGGCAACGGTTCCTCCTACGGCGGCGGCATGCGCATCTGCGCGGACGCGGTCCCCGACGACGGCCTCTTCGACGTCACCGTCGTCGGCGACTGCAGCCGCACCACCCTGCTGAAGGTGTTCCCGCGGGTCTACAAGGGCACCCACCTCGACCATCCGAAGGTCACCGTCCACCGGGCCGCGAAGGTGACCCTGGAGGCGGCCGGCATCACGGCCTACGCCGACGGCGAGCCGCTGGGCCCGCTCCCGGTGAGCGCGCGGTGCGTCCCGGCGGCCCTGCGGCTCCTGGCGTAG
- a CDS encoding DEAD/DEAH box helicase: MTEELSPAERYAAARIRAAEEASALAPFREMYEFDLDPYQIEACKALEAGKGVLVAAPTGSGKTIVGEFAVHLALQQGRKCFYTTPIKALSNQKYADLAKRYGADKVGLLTGDNSVNSDAPVVVMTTEVLRNMLYAGSRALVGLGYVVMDEVHYLSDRFRGAVWEEVIIHLPESVTLVSLSATVSNAEEFGDWLDTVRGDTQVIVSEERPVPLWQHVMAGRRIYDLFEEGSDHGGRGSARREVNPDLLRMAREENSSRYTPKDRRRGKMVREADRERERRSRGRIWTPSRPEVIARLDGDGLLPAINFIFSRAGCEAAVQQCLYAGLRLNDDTARLKVREIVEERTASIPTEDLHVLGYYEWLEGLERGIAAHHAGMLPTFKEVVEELFVRGLVKAVFATETLALGINMPARTVILEKLVKWNGEQHADITPGEYTQLTGRAGRRGIDVEGHAVVLWQRGMDPAGLAGLAGTRTYPLRSSFKPSYNMAVNLVQQFGRHRSRELLETSFAQFQADRSVVGISRQVQRNEEGLDGYREGMTCHLGDFEEYARLRRDLKDRENDLAKQGAAQRRAQAAASLEKLKPGDIIHVPTGKFAGLALVLDPGVPAGRSNGHRGHEYTEGPRPLVLTAERQVKRLAGIDFPVPVEPLDRMRIPKTFNARSPQSRRDLASQLRTKAGDFRPGRAPRGRAAAADDREITRLRTALRAHPCHGCDEREDHARWAERYHRLQRDTRQLEQRIEGRTNTIARTFDRIHALLTDLDYLREDEVTPHGRRLARLYGELDLLASECLRAGIWEGLSPAELAACVSALVFEARQSDDAVAPKVPGGAAKAALGEMVHIWGRLDALEEEHGINQAEGVGQREPDLGFAWAVYQWASDKSLDEVLREAEMPAGDFVRWCKQVIDVLGQVAAAAPSSSAPPSSEGGSTVARNARKAVDALLRGVVAYSSVG, encoded by the coding sequence ATGACCGAAGAACTTTCTCCCGCCGAGCGGTACGCCGCTGCCCGGATCCGCGCCGCCGAAGAGGCCTCGGCCCTGGCGCCCTTCCGCGAGATGTACGAATTCGACCTGGATCCCTACCAGATCGAGGCCTGCAAGGCATTGGAGGCCGGCAAGGGCGTCCTCGTCGCCGCCCCGACCGGCTCGGGCAAGACCATCGTCGGCGAGTTCGCCGTGCACCTGGCCCTCCAACAGGGCCGCAAGTGCTTCTACACCACGCCCATCAAGGCCCTGTCGAACCAGAAGTACGCCGACCTCGCCAAGCGCTACGGCGCCGACAAGGTAGGTCTGCTCACCGGCGACAACAGCGTCAACTCCGATGCGCCGGTGGTCGTCATGACCACCGAGGTGCTCCGCAACATGCTGTACGCGGGCTCGCGGGCGCTGGTCGGTCTGGGCTACGTGGTGATGGACGAGGTGCACTACCTCTCCGACCGGTTCCGCGGAGCCGTGTGGGAGGAAGTGATCATCCACCTCCCCGAGTCGGTGACCCTGGTCTCGCTCTCCGCCACCGTCTCCAACGCCGAGGAGTTCGGCGACTGGCTGGACACCGTGCGCGGCGACACCCAGGTGATCGTCTCCGAGGAACGGCCCGTACCGCTGTGGCAGCACGTCATGGCCGGCCGGCGGATCTACGACCTCTTCGAGGAGGGGTCCGACCACGGCGGCCGCGGCTCCGCGCGCCGCGAGGTCAACCCCGATCTGCTGCGGATGGCGCGCGAGGAGAACAGCAGCCGGTACACCCCGAAGGACCGGCGGCGCGGAAAGATGGTCCGCGAGGCCGACCGCGAGCGCGAGCGGCGCTCCCGCGGCCGGATCTGGACCCCCTCGCGCCCCGAGGTCATCGCCCGGCTGGACGGCGACGGGCTGCTGCCCGCCATCAACTTCATCTTCAGCCGGGCCGGCTGCGAGGCCGCCGTCCAGCAGTGCCTGTACGCGGGGCTGCGGCTCAACGACGACACCGCGCGCCTGAAGGTGCGCGAGATCGTCGAGGAGCGGACCGCCTCCATCCCCACCGAGGACCTGCACGTCCTGGGGTACTACGAATGGCTCGAAGGCCTGGAGCGGGGCATCGCCGCGCACCACGCGGGCATGCTGCCCACCTTCAAGGAGGTCGTCGAGGAGCTGTTCGTACGGGGGTTGGTGAAGGCGGTCTTCGCCACCGAGACCCTGGCGCTGGGCATCAACATGCCGGCGCGCACGGTCATCCTGGAAAAGCTCGTCAAGTGGAACGGCGAACAGCACGCCGACATCACCCCCGGCGAGTACACGCAGCTCACGGGGCGGGCCGGGCGGCGCGGCATCGACGTCGAGGGCCACGCGGTGGTGCTGTGGCAGCGGGGCATGGACCCGGCGGGCCTGGCCGGGCTCGCGGGTACCCGTACGTATCCGCTGCGCTCCAGCTTCAAGCCCTCGTACAACATGGCCGTCAATCTGGTCCAGCAGTTCGGGCGGCACCGCTCGCGCGAGCTGCTGGAGACCTCCTTCGCGCAGTTCCAGGCCGACCGCTCGGTCGTCGGGATCTCCCGGCAGGTGCAGCGCAACGAGGAGGGCCTGGACGGCTACCGGGAGGGCATGACCTGCCACCTCGGTGATTTCGAGGAGTACGCGCGGCTGCGCCGCGACCTCAAGGACCGCGAGAACGACCTGGCCAAGCAGGGCGCCGCCCAGCGGCGGGCGCAGGCGGCCGCGTCGCTGGAGAAGCTCAAGCCGGGCGACATCATCCACGTGCCGACGGGCAAGTTCGCGGGGCTCGCCCTGGTGCTGGACCCGGGGGTGCCGGCCGGGCGGTCCAACGGGCACCGCGGGCACGAGTACACCGAGGGTCCGCGCCCGCTGGTGCTCACCGCGGAGCGGCAGGTCAAGCGGCTCGCCGGGATCGACTTCCCGGTGCCGGTGGAGCCCCTCGACCGGATGCGGATCCCCAAGACCTTCAACGCCCGCTCGCCGCAGTCCCGTCGGGATCTGGCCTCGCAACTGCGGACCAAGGCCGGCGACTTCAGGCCCGGCCGGGCACCCCGAGGCCGGGCGGCCGCGGCCGACGACCGGGAGATCACGCGGCTGCGCACCGCGCTGCGGGCACATCCGTGCCACGGCTGCGACGAGCGCGAGGACCACGCCCGCTGGGCGGAGCGCTACCACCGGCTCCAGCGGGACACACGGCAGCTGGAGCAGCGCATCGAGGGCCGGACGAACACCATCGCCCGCACCTTCGACCGGATCCACGCGCTGCTGACGGACCTGGACTACCTGCGCGAGGACGAGGTGACCCCGCACGGGCGCCGGCTCGCCCGGCTCTACGGAGAGCTCGACCTGCTGGCGTCGGAATGCCTGCGGGCCGGCATCTGGGAGGGGCTGAGCCCGGCCGAACTGGCCGCCTGCGTCTCGGCGCTGGTCTTCGAGGCACGGCAGTCCGACGACGCGGTCGCGCCGAAGGTGCCGGGCGGCGCGGCGAAGGCCGCGCTCGGCGAGATGGTCCACATCTGGGGCCGGCTCGACGCGCTGGAGGAGGAGCACGGCATCAACCAGGCGGAGGGCGTGGGCCAGCGCGAGCCGGACCTCGGCTTCGCGTGGGCGGTGTACCAGTGGGCCTCCGACAAGAGCCTGGACGAGGTGCTGCGCGAGGCGGAGATGCCGGCCGGTGACTTCGTGCGCTGGTGCAAGCAGGTCATCGACGTGCTGGGGCAGGTGGCCGCCGCGGCGCCTTCGTCTTCTGCGCCGCCTTCCTCGGAAGGCGGGAGCACGGTGGCCCGCAACGCCCGCAAGGCGGTGGACGCGCTGCTGCGCGGTGTGGTGGCCTACAGCTCGGTGGGCTAA
- a CDS encoding TetR/AcrR family transcriptional regulator, translating to MTGGTDDGPRRVGRPRADQLRPASGRPPREELLYAAAELFTVKGYAATTTRAVAERAGMRQATMYHYFGGKEELLAELLESTVAPSLELARRLAREADRPAGRRLWELCRSDVMLLCGGPYNLGALYLLPEVSGARFARFRRMRQELKDIYRELLDGTGAGVELAGDRAGLVLRNDIVFGLIEGVMLIHRSDPARPVAAFAEATADAALRIADVAR from the coding sequence ATGACTGGTGGAACGGACGATGGGCCGAGACGGGTCGGTCGGCCGCGCGCCGATCAGCTGAGACCGGCGAGCGGGAGGCCGCCGCGCGAGGAACTCCTCTACGCGGCGGCCGAGTTGTTCACGGTGAAGGGGTATGCGGCCACCACCACGCGGGCGGTGGCCGAACGGGCCGGAATGCGCCAGGCCACGATGTACCACTACTTCGGCGGCAAGGAGGAACTCCTCGCCGAACTCCTGGAGTCCACGGTCGCGCCCTCCCTGGAGCTGGCCCGCCGGCTGGCCCGGGAAGCGGACCGGCCCGCCGGCCGCCGGCTCTGGGAGCTGTGCCGCTCGGACGTGATGCTGCTGTGCGGGGGGCCGTACAACCTGGGCGCGCTCTACCTGTTGCCCGAGGTCTCCGGTGCCCGCTTCGCGCGCTTCCGCCGGATGCGCCAGGAACTCAAGGACATCTACCGGGAGTTGCTCGACGGGACTGGCGCCGGAGTCGAACTCGCCGGTGACCGGGCCGGGTTGGTGCTCCGCAACGACATCGTCTTCGGTCTCATCGAAGGCGTGATGCTGATCCACCGCTCCGATCCGGCGCGCCCGGTGGCCGCCTTCGCGGAGGCCACCGCCGACGCGGCGCTGCGGATCGCGGACGTCGCCCGCTAG
- a CDS encoding RluA family pseudouridine synthase, with amino-acid sequence MKRRSHIPDAPLPQISGIDPVRMRLPPDPDGTWPDLGSYLTARYEGTRGSESMARLLRDGRVLGAGGRVLRPQDQYEPGGFLWFHRDMPPEPVVPFPIGVVYRDEHLLVADKPHFLATTPRGSHVFQTALARLRVELGLPALSPAHRLDRMTAGLVLFSIRPEDRGAYQLMFQERRIRKEYEALAPHDPAVEFPRTLRSHIEKVRGVMAATEVAGAEPNAETLAELLAVRGDTGRYRLTPHTGRTHQLRVHMNSLGLPILGDPVYPVVRDPAPDDYRRPLQLLARTLEFTDPATGIAHRIESGRTLRAWEDRPGWEEGSGDLGTEDPDGP; translated from the coding sequence GTGAAGCGCAGATCCCACATCCCCGACGCGCCCCTGCCCCAGATCTCCGGCATCGACCCGGTCCGCATGCGGCTGCCCCCCGACCCGGACGGGACCTGGCCTGACCTCGGCTCCTACCTCACTGCACGTTACGAGGGCACGCGCGGCTCCGAGTCCATGGCCCGCCTGCTGCGGGACGGCCGGGTGCTGGGCGCCGGCGGCCGGGTGCTGCGGCCGCAGGACCAGTACGAGCCCGGCGGCTTCCTGTGGTTCCACCGGGACATGCCGCCCGAGCCGGTGGTGCCCTTCCCCATCGGGGTCGTCTACCGCGACGAGCACCTGCTGGTGGCCGACAAGCCGCACTTCCTGGCCACCACCCCGCGCGGCAGCCACGTCTTCCAGACGGCCCTGGCCCGGCTCCGGGTGGAGCTCGGCCTGCCCGCCCTGAGCCCCGCGCACCGGCTGGACCGGATGACCGCCGGGCTCGTGCTGTTCAGCATCCGGCCCGAGGACCGGGGCGCGTACCAGCTGATGTTCCAGGAGCGGCGGATCCGCAAGGAGTACGAGGCGCTCGCGCCCCACGACCCGGCGGTGGAGTTCCCCCGGACCCTGCGCAGCCACATCGAGAAGGTGCGCGGGGTGATGGCGGCGACGGAGGTCGCGGGCGCCGAGCCCAACGCCGAGACCCTGGCCGAACTCCTCGCGGTCCGGGGGGACACCGGGCGCTACCGGCTGACCCCGCACACCGGGCGCACCCACCAGCTGCGGGTCCACATGAACAGCCTGGGCCTGCCGATCCTGGGCGACCCGGTCTACCCGGTGGTCCGCGATCCGGCGCCCGACGACTACCGGCGTCCGCTCCAGCTGCTGGCCCGCACCCTGGAGTTCACCGATCCGGCCACCGGGATCGCGCACCGCATCGAGAGCGGGCGCACCCTGCGGGCCTGGGAGGACCGTCCCGGCTGGGAAGAGGGATCCGGGGACCTGGGCACCGAAGACCCCGACGGGCCCTAG
- a CDS encoding serine hydrolase: MRTRRAFTAVGAAALLLTATAPTPPPAPTARLTDAQVDTAVRSLDATVAEMMRRTGVPGLSVAVVHDDEVVYLKGFGLRRVGDPATVNPDTIFQVASLSKPISSTVAAGVLKAPADFDRRTELPGFALKDPWVTSHVTTADLLSHRSGLPDHAGDLLEDLGYDQAYILDHLRLAPLTPFRASYAYTNYGFTAASEAIARSHGATWQKLSADTLFRPAGMTHTSTEFKAFVDAPDHAATHVRTTGQKGAGTWSPRYVRDPDAQAPAGGVSSTARDMSRWLRLQLSGGTLDGKRIIPADTLARTHLPEIVSQPPASPTGRTGFYGLGWNVGYDDAGRLRLSHSGAFDLGANTSVSMLPLEKLGIVVLTNGAPVGLPDAVAADFFDTAEHGKATTDWLALTGALYAQINAEGRSPTDYARPPTGAKPAQEDSAYTGTYDNPYYGKATVAATSEGKLTLSLGPGPMVFPLTHYDGDTFSYETAGESSVGRTGVFFSPADRTVRIEYLDADHLGTFTGG; encoded by the coding sequence ATGCGTACGCGTCGCGCATTCACGGCAGTCGGAGCCGCCGCCCTCCTGCTCACGGCCACCGCCCCGACCCCACCTCCCGCGCCCACCGCCCGGCTCACCGACGCCCAGGTCGACACGGCGGTGCGGAGCCTCGACGCGACGGTCGCCGAGATGATGCGCCGCACCGGCGTCCCGGGCCTCTCCGTCGCCGTCGTCCACGACGACGAGGTGGTCTACCTCAAGGGCTTCGGCCTGCGCCGCGTCGGCGACCCGGCCACGGTGAACCCGGACACCATCTTCCAGGTCGCCTCGCTCTCCAAGCCGATCTCCTCCACCGTCGCCGCCGGGGTCCTCAAGGCCCCCGCCGACTTCGACCGGCGCACGGAGCTGCCCGGCTTCGCGCTCAAGGACCCGTGGGTGACCTCCCACGTCACCACCGCCGACCTGCTCTCCCACCGCAGCGGCCTGCCCGACCACGCCGGCGACCTCCTCGAAGACCTCGGCTACGACCAGGCGTACATCCTCGACCACCTGCGCCTGGCGCCCCTGACCCCCTTCCGCGCGAGCTACGCCTACACCAACTACGGGTTCACCGCCGCCTCCGAGGCGATCGCCCGCTCCCACGGCGCCACTTGGCAAAAGCTCAGCGCCGACACCCTCTTCAGGCCCGCCGGCATGACGCACACCAGCACCGAGTTCAAGGCCTTCGTCGACGCCCCCGACCACGCCGCCACGCACGTCAGGACCACCGGTCAGAAGGGGGCCGGCACCTGGAGCCCGCGCTACGTCCGCGATCCCGACGCCCAGGCCCCGGCCGGCGGAGTGAGCAGCACCGCCCGCGACATGTCCCGCTGGCTGCGGCTCCAGCTCTCCGGCGGCACCCTCGACGGCAAGCGGATCATCCCCGCCGACACCCTGGCCCGCACCCATCTCCCCGAGATCGTGTCGCAGCCGCCCGCCTCCCCCACCGGCCGCACCGGCTTCTACGGGCTGGGCTGGAACGTCGGCTACGACGACGCGGGCCGCCTGCGCCTGAGCCACTCCGGGGCCTTCGACCTCGGCGCCAACACCAGCGTGAGCATGCTCCCGCTGGAGAAGCTCGGCATCGTCGTCCTCACCAACGGCGCCCCCGTCGGCCTCCCCGACGCGGTCGCCGCCGACTTCTTCGACACCGCCGAACACGGGAAGGCCACCACCGACTGGCTGGCCCTGACGGGCGCCCTCTACGCCCAGATCAACGCGGAGGGCCGCTCCCCCACCGACTACGCCCGCCCGCCCACCGGGGCGAAGCCGGCCCAGGAGGACTCCGCGTACACCGGCACCTACGACAACCCCTACTACGGCAAGGCCACCGTCGCCGCCACGAGCGAGGGCAAGCTGACCCTGTCCCTGGGCCCGGGGCCGATGGTCTTCCCCCTCACCCACTACGACGGGGACACCTTCAGCTACGAGACCGCCGGGGAGAGCTCGGTCGGCCGCACCGGGGTGTTCTTCTCCCCTGCCGACCGCACGGTCCGCATCGAGTACCTGGACGCCGACCACCTGGGAACCTTCACCGGCGGCTAG
- a CDS encoding siderophore-interacting protein → MAEGRARKVGTAVVVRTERLSPHMVRIVLGGAGLAGFGAGQYTDHYVKLLFAPAGVTYTTPWDLDRIRAAHPREEWPRQRAYTVRTWDPVHLELTLDFVVHGDEGLAGPWAARVQPGELVRFLGPGGAYAPDPTAGWHLLVGDESALPAIGAAMERMPVGARVHALVEVQGPEDELKIATPDGIVPVWVHRGSRPIGEALTEAVQALAFPSPDVHAFVHGEAGFVRSLRHHLRIDRGIPRERLSISGYWRLGQTDEGWRAIKRDWNAEVEAEQERPLAGAAS, encoded by the coding sequence GTGGCAGAAGGACGCGCCCGCAAGGTCGGCACCGCAGTCGTCGTGCGGACCGAGCGGCTGAGTCCGCACATGGTGCGGATCGTGCTGGGCGGTGCGGGGCTGGCCGGATTCGGTGCGGGCCAGTACACCGACCACTACGTGAAACTGCTCTTCGCGCCGGCCGGGGTCACGTACACCACCCCCTGGGACCTGGACCGGATCCGGGCGGCCCACCCCCGCGAGGAATGGCCGCGCCAGCGTGCGTACACGGTGCGCACCTGGGACCCGGTCCACCTGGAGCTGACCCTCGACTTCGTGGTCCACGGCGACGAGGGACTGGCCGGCCCCTGGGCGGCCCGCGTCCAGCCGGGTGAACTCGTACGCTTCCTCGGCCCGGGCGGGGCCTACGCCCCGGACCCGACCGCCGGCTGGCACCTGCTGGTCGGCGACGAGAGCGCCCTGCCGGCGATCGGCGCGGCGATGGAGCGGATGCCCGTCGGAGCGCGGGTCCACGCGCTCGTGGAGGTCCAGGGCCCGGAGGACGAGCTGAAGATCGCCACCCCCGACGGCATCGTCCCGGTCTGGGTCCACCGCGGCTCCCGCCCCATCGGCGAGGCGCTGACCGAGGCCGTCCAGGCCCTGGCCTTCCCCTCCCCCGACGTACACGCGTTCGTGCACGGCGAAGCCGGCTTCGTCAGATCCCTCCGCCACCACCTGCGCATCGACCGCGGCATCCCGCGCGAGCGCCTGTCCATCTCCGGCTACTGGCGCCTGGGCCAGACCGACGAGGGCTGGCGCGCGATCAAGCGGGACTGGAACGCGGAAGTCGAAGCCGAGCAGGAACGCCCCCTGGCCGGCGCCGCGTCCTGA
- a CDS encoding 5'-3' exonuclease: protein MLLDTASLYYRAYFGVPDSVKAPDGTPVNAVRGLLDFIGRLVQDHRPDDLVACMDADWRPHWRVELIPSYKAHRVAQETESGPDVEETPDTLAPQVPIIEAALDAFGIARVGVAGYEADDVIGTLTGRATGPVDIVTGDRDLYQLVDDAKQRRVLYPLKGVGTLQITDEAWLREKYGVDGPGYADLALLRGDPSDGLPGVPGIGEKTAAKLLDAYGDLAGIIAAIEDPKSKLTPTQRKRLDESRPYLAVAPTVVQVASDVPLPPFDPALPAVPAQPDLVAALAHRWGLSGAVDRLCSALRP, encoded by the coding sequence ATGCTCCTGGACACCGCTTCCCTCTACTACCGCGCGTACTTCGGCGTGCCGGACTCCGTGAAGGCCCCCGACGGCACTCCGGTCAACGCCGTCCGCGGCCTGCTCGACTTCATCGGCCGCCTCGTGCAGGACCACCGGCCCGACGACCTGGTCGCCTGCATGGACGCCGACTGGCGGCCCCACTGGCGGGTGGAGCTGATCCCCTCCTACAAGGCCCACCGGGTCGCCCAGGAGACGGAAAGCGGCCCGGACGTCGAGGAGACCCCGGACACCCTGGCCCCGCAGGTCCCGATCATCGAGGCGGCCCTGGACGCCTTCGGCATCGCCCGGGTGGGGGTCGCCGGCTACGAGGCCGACGACGTGATCGGCACCCTGACCGGCCGCGCCACCGGCCCCGTGGACATCGTCACGGGCGACCGGGACCTCTACCAGCTGGTCGACGACGCGAAGCAGCGCCGCGTGCTGTACCCGCTGAAGGGCGTGGGCACCCTCCAGATCACCGACGAGGCCTGGCTCCGCGAGAAGTACGGGGTGGACGGCCCCGGCTACGCGGACCTGGCGCTGCTGCGCGGGGACCCGAGCGACGGCCTGCCGGGCGTCCCCGGCATCGGCGAGAAGACGGCGGCGAAGCTGCTGGACGCCTACGGGGACCTGGCCGGGATCATCGCGGCCATCGAGGACCCGAAGTCGAAGCTGACCCCCACCCAGCGCAAGCGCCTGGACGAATCACGGCCGTATCTGGCGGTTGCCCCGACGGTGGTCCAGGTCGCCTCGGACGTTCCGCTTCCGCCGTTCGACCCGGCTCTCCCGGCCGTTCCCGCGCAGCCGGATCTGGTCGCGGCGCTCGCGCACCGGTGGGGCCTGAGTGGAGCAGTTGATCGTCTGTGCAGCGCACTCCGCCCCTGA
- a CDS encoding helix-turn-helix domain-containing protein, translated as MDDRDGTDGKNGTSATTGADDKERDRDKDSKEPLRVGVAVRKRRRALHLTLAAVSARSGLSVPFLSQIENERARPSMRSLERVADALETTAVDLLAASDTARTVDLVRAGDESALTPVPGVRPLVRGHHQLHALEFTGDQAAGREYQHRNDELMYVVSGACQVEAEGRAYRLENGDALFLSGGVRHRWRAVTEDTRILIVAVGEHIHATSEPPSPGH; from the coding sequence ATGGACGACAGGGACGGCACCGACGGCAAGAACGGCACCAGCGCGACGACCGGCGCGGACGACAAGGAGCGGGACCGGGACAAGGACTCCAAGGAACCGCTCCGGGTGGGCGTGGCCGTGCGCAAGAGACGCCGGGCCCTGCACCTCACCCTCGCCGCCGTGTCCGCGCGCAGCGGACTGTCGGTTCCCTTCCTGAGCCAGATAGAGAACGAGCGGGCCAGGCCCAGCATGCGGTCCCTCGAACGGGTCGCCGACGCGCTGGAGACCACGGCCGTCGATCTGCTGGCCGCCTCCGACACCGCGCGCACCGTGGACCTCGTACGGGCCGGAGACGAGTCCGCGCTGACCCCCGTGCCCGGCGTACGGCCCCTCGTGCGCGGGCACCACCAGTTGCACGCCCTGGAGTTCACCGGGGACCAGGCCGCGGGCCGTGAGTACCAGCACCGCAACGACGAGCTGATGTACGTGGTCTCGGGCGCCTGCCAGGTGGAGGCCGAGGGGCGGGCGTACCGGCTGGAGAACGGCGACGCGCTGTTCCTGTCCGGCGGGGTGCGCCACCGCTGGCGGGCCGTCACCGAGGACACGCGCATCCTGATCGTCGCGGTCGGCGAGCACATCCACGCGACCTCCGAGCCGCCCTCGCCGGGACACTGA